From the genome of Solibacillus sp. FSL H8-0538:
ACGTCAGGATGAGTAATGTATAAATTGCTACAATATATAACAATACGGACACGATTTCAATGATCCTTGAGAATGTAATGCCCACTGCGACAAGCGGTAAACCTGCCATCATTAGAATCGCAACTGGCATATACCATTTACTTTGACTAATTCGCCCAAATAGCCCGACTGATACATTCAATAAAAATCCTGAGTAATGAAAGTGAATCGCCGTTAACCACGTAATGATCGGTGAAAAACCTGTATCAATCCCTGCAGTGTAGGCAAAAAACCATAGTCCTCCAATTAGCATATAAACAAACGCTACATCAATAGTAATTTCAGCTATATTCGTAAAACCCCGACGTAAAAACCGTTTGATCCCAATAAGCGCTATTATCAGAGTTGATAGCACGTAAACTCCTGCACAAATAATCGTAAACAACCCGTTTGGCCAAATCATCATACCTGTTATCGCAACCATTCCAGCAGCAATGATCACCTTCTCATATAGCTTCACCGTAACGACACATTGCAACACAGTTGGTACAAACAACAGCTGCGCCACCGTCAAATATAGAACATATCGCGGACCCGTATTAAAGAAATAGCAAAGGATTAGTAAGATGCAGCCTAAAAGCGTTAATCCATTACAAAGGTTTTTCCGTAAATTGTCCTGCATACATGACTAACCTCCCAAACATGGGGTTATGTATTGATACATGAATCGTGAATACTTCCTTCACATCATCAAAGCCTTCTTCTACAATGACACGCCCTTCTAATTTTTTGGGAATCGGCAATTCTTTTCCCCCTAATACAAATCGTTGTACACTCGACCGAATAAGCAAGCGGCCTTCCTGTGTAACATTAAATTGTAAATCAGAATAGAATAGAGACGGGTCCCCTAAATAGTCCTGCACAACTCCTTTTACTGGATCAATCGTCATTGTCGCATCAAATTTACGAGTCTTTTCGTCAAAATACAACGTTCGCTCCCATAGCACCTTACACCCACCATTCTCTTGCATGACAGTTGTATTGCGAATTGTAAAGGGAATCGCTTCCCCACTCTCTGGAAACAAAAAGTTCACCCTACTTGCGAGCATATAAAAAGGCTTCAACAGCTTGGACCCCGTTGCCACTTACTGCATGACACCTGTTGCATAAAAGGGCTTATCCACAGGTAACTCATATCTATGTTGGAGCATCGGGTGAAGGCACTCAAAATCATCTCCTAATAATGTTTGATAAATGGTCATGCACTATGTCCTCGCTTTCGTTTACACTTCTTTGCAGTCGGTAAATCTTTACTCTCCAAAAAACCAAAAATTGATAATACCCATAGCGCTGCATTGAATGTAACCGGGTTAAATGCAGCTGTGGCAACGTGGATATTTGAATAGACAGCGCGTAATGTTAAAATTGGGAAAACAACGATTTGAAGCAAAAATAATGGCCTTTTCCAAATTGGTAGTAACCATAGAAAAGCGAAGGCGATTTCAGCAACTCCTACTAAATAAACCATCGTTTGTACTGCATCTTGCGGCATCCAGCTTACGTTTGAAAATAGCTTGAGCTCTTCCTCATGCATGAACAGCACTTTTGGTACAAGTCCGTGATAAAACCATACGAAGAAAAATAGCATAATAGTCAAAACAGAAATGACAAGGCGCCGATACTGTGACGCTGGTAACTCGCCACGCTCAATCCATCTTTTCAATACATCAAAACTTAGCGCCGTCGCCCAGCCCATCTGTGGTTTGAACAGACAGTCGAATAAACGACCTAATTTCCCATAACGGATATCATAATCATACTGCGTTAGAAATGTGACGCCCTCTTGATGAGGAATATACTTCCAATAGCCTTTTCCTTCTGCAATCGGTGAAATTCTCTGGTCTGTTCCAAAATGCAATGCTGAAGTTCTCGTACCATTATTTTTATGATGTGTGCCTGTACTTTTTCCCCAGCCTTCTACCGTAATGCCTGGTATGACTTTTGTTTTATAAGTAAATGTTTGTAGTGAATATTCACTATTTTTACCATTATATGTAATCTATGAAAAGCGCAAATCCCACTGCTCATGTAAACGCGGATTTTGGGTATAATCCCAAACCTCTTCAATCGGTGCATGCATCTCAATTTCAACGTATATCGGTTTCTTTTTCATGCTATCTCCTATACTAGTAAGTTTCGTAAAATTAAATAGTTTTTTAAGAATTAATCCCCCCCGCCGCCATCACTTCCTCCATCACTACCATCCCCGCAACTATCCATCAAACCGCACATGTCAAAAAGAAGATCACCTGCATCGACAAATA
Proteins encoded in this window:
- a CDS encoding DoxX-like family protein; the encoded protein is MHFGTDQRISPIAEGKGYWKYIPHQEGVTFLTQYDYDIRYGKLGRLFDCLFKPQMGWATALSFDVLKRWIERGELPASQYRRLVISVLTIMLFFFVWFYHGLVPKVLFMHEEELKLFSNVSWMPQDAVQTMVYLVGVAEIAFAFLWLLPIWKRPLFLLQIVVFPILTLRAVYSNIHVATAAFNPVTFNAALWVLSIFGFLESKDLPTAKKCKRKRGHSA
- a CDS encoding DUF4166 domain-containing protein, with amino-acid sequence MFPESGEAIPFTIRNTTVMQENGGCKVLWERTLYFDEKTRKFDATMTIDPVKGVVQDYLGDPSLFYSDLQFNVTQEGRLLIRSSVQRFVLGGKELPIPKKLEGRVIVEEGFDDVKEVFTIHVSIHNPMFGRLVMYAGQFTEKPL